The proteins below are encoded in one region of Festucalex cinctus isolate MCC-2025b chromosome 2, RoL_Fcin_1.0, whole genome shotgun sequence:
- the LOC144013778 gene encoding cGMP-dependent protein kinase 1-like isoform X1, with amino-acid sequence MAATKGSGGGLLRDLQVALQLKIQELTERDALIDELELELDAKELLIGHLRAELDRHRSSASGVDDAAVEASDAGGAPATSAASLDEPQRTKRQAISAEPAAVDPARLTDVTLTSYCKSKESSELIQRALMDNDFMKHLEHGQILTILDCMRPTSLDKGCRVIQEGDDGSSVYVLEEGVVEVSKGGKKLCTIGPGKVFGELAILYNCTRTATVTALSDIKLWAIDRQGFQTIMMRTGLIKHSQYTDFLRSVPSFQALPEDVLSKLADVLEETHYNNGDYIIRQGATGDTFFIISEGQVTVWQQSASSGQQVAVQTLSKGDWFGEQALKGEDVRTSSVTAEGAVTCLVVDREFSKRFYTQHGHYSRAKGCNHNLLPPEQWRSPKSVLSFFCVCSIDVKRQLCHQRRVGFCVVVTSPSEAHRFHTTLSRRSFKQLISGLEDVDNKRSDENQVQAKRQAEDDFFSDVTLDDFRVVCTLGMGGFSRVELVQLKIDAGRSFALKVLKKRHILDTRQQEHILSERRIMMDIRSPFIIRLYRTFRDPKYLYMLLEVCLGGELWTLLRDRGSFDDGTTRFYTACVIEALAELHSKGIIYRDLKPENIILDHRGYAKLVDFGFAKKVGLGKKTWTFCGTPEYVAPEIILNKGHDTSADCWSLGILVFELLSGSPPFSGSDPMKTYNIILRGIDMVEFPKKIAKSAANLIKRLCRDNPSERLGNQKNGVKDIQKHKWFEGFNWDGLRQGTMDCPFTPRVDGPLDSSNFDHFPLDAEGPPPDEESGWDLEF; translated from the exons GTGGCGCTCCAGCAACGTCGGCGGCGTCACTGGATGAGCCTCAACGCACCAAGAGACAGGCCATCTCAGCAGAACCCGCCGCTGTGGATCCCGCCCGGCTCACTGACGTCACGCTCACCAGCTACTGCAAGAGCAAAGA GTCCAGCGAGTTGATCCAGAGAGCGCTGATGGACAATGACTTTATGAAGCACCTGGAACACGGACAG ATCCTCACCATCCTGGACTGCATGCGGCCCACCAGCCTGGACAAAGGATGCCGCGTCATCCAGGAGGGCGACGATGGATCCAGCGTCTACGTACTTGAGG AGGGCGTGGTGGAGGTGAGCAAAGGTGGCAAAAAGCTGTGCACCATCGGCCCCGGAAAAGTCTTTGGCGAGCTCGCCATCTTGTACAATTGCACGCGCACTGCTACGGTGACAG CGCTGAGCGACATCAAGCTGTGGGCCATCGACCGTCAGGGCTTCCAGACCATCATGATGAGGACCGGCCTCATCAAACATTCCCAGTATACGGACTTCCTGCGGAG CGTTCCATCCTTCCAGGCCCTTCCAGAGGATGTTCTCAGCAAGCTGGCCGATGTTCTGGAGGAG ACTCACTACAACAACGGTGATTACATCATCCGGCAAGGCGCCACAGGAGACACCTTCTTCATCATCAGCGAGGGCCAG GTGACCGTGTGGCAGCAGAGCGCCTCcagtggccagcaggtggcggtgcAGACGCTGTCCAAGGGCGACTGGTTTGGCGAGCAGGCGCTGAAAGG GGAAGACGTGCGCACGTCCAGCGTGACGGCAGAGGGCGCCGTCACCTGTCTGGTGGTGGACAGAGA GTTCTCAAAGCGCTTTTACACTCAACATGGTCACTACTCTAGGGCTAAAGGGTGCAACCACAACCTTCTGCCACCTGAGCAATGGCGCTCCCCCAAATCAgtactttcctttttttgtgtgtgctcaaTAGATGTCAAAAGACAACTCTGTCATCAGAGGCGTGTCGGGTTTTGTGTTGTCGTCACGTCACCGTCTGAGGCGCATCGGTTTCACACTACTCTGTCCCGCAGGTCCTTCAAGCAGCTGATCAGTGGCTTAGAGGATGTCGACAACAAGCGGAGTGACGAAAACCAAGTCCAAGCCAA GCGACAGGCGGAGGATGATTTCTTCTCCGACGTGACGCTTGACGACTTCCGTGTGGTCTGCACTTTGGGCATGGGAGGCTTCAGCCGCGTGGAGCTG GTGCAGCTGAAGATCGACGCCGGCCGCTCGTTTGCCCTCAAAGTGTTGAAGAAGCGCCACATCCTGGACACCAGGCAGCAGGAACACATCCTGTCGGAACGCCGCATCATGATGGACATCCGCAGCCCCTTCATCATCAG GTTGTATCGGACCTTCCGGGACCCCAAATACTTGTACATGCTGTTGGAGGTTTGTCTTGGCGGAGAGTTGTGGACACTCTTACGAGACAG GGGCTCGTTTGATGACGGAACCACAAGGTTCTACACGGCGTGCGTCATTGAGGCTCTGGCGGAACTCCACTCTAAGGGGATCATCTACAGAGACCTCAAGCCGGAGAATATCATCCTGGACCACAGAGGCTATGCCAAGCTG GTGGACTTTGGCTTCGCTAAGAAGGTGGGCCTGGGGAAGAAGACTTGGACCTTCTGCGGGACTCCCGAGTACGTGGCCCCAGAGATCATCCTCAACAAAGGCCACGACACCTCAGCCGACTGCTGGTCCCTGGGGATTCTGGTCTTTGAGCTTCTCAGTGGAAG TCCGCCGTTTTCCGGCTCGGACCCGATGAAGACGTACAACATCATTCTGAGGGGCATCGACATGGTGGAATTCCCCAAAAAGATCGCCAAGAGTGCCGCCAACCTCATCAAGAGACTCTGCAG GGACAATCCCTCGGAACGTCTCGGGAACCAGAAGAACGGCGTGAAGGATATCCAGAAGCACAA GTGGTTTGAAGGGTTCAACTGGGATGGCCTCCGTCAGGGAACCATGGACTGCCCCTTTACGCCAAGG GTGGACGGCCCGCTGGATAGCAGCAACTTTGACCACTTCCCCTTGGACGCGGAGGGCCCGCCCCCTGATGAGGAGTCGGGCTGGGACCTGGAGTTCTGA
- the LOC144013778 gene encoding cGMP-dependent protein kinase 1-like isoform X4: MVTTLGLKGATTTFCHLSNGAPPNQSFKQLISGLEDVDNKRSDENQVQAKRQAEDDFFSDVTLDDFRVVCTLGMGGFSRVELVQLKIDAGRSFALKVLKKRHILDTRQQEHILSERRIMMDIRSPFIIRLYRTFRDPKYLYMLLEVCLGGELWTLLRDRGSFDDGTTRFYTACVIEALAELHSKGIIYRDLKPENIILDHRGYAKLVDFGFAKKVGLGKKTWTFCGTPEYVAPEIILNKGHDTSADCWSLGILVFELLSGSPPFSGSDPMKTYNIILRGIDMVEFPKKIAKSAANLIKRLCRDNPSERLGNQKNGVKDIQKHKWFEGFNWDGLRQGTMDCPFTPRVDGPLDSSNFDHFPLDAEGPPPDEESGWDLEF; this comes from the exons ATGGTCACTACTCTAGGGCTAAAGGGTGCAACCACAACCTTCTGCCACCTGAGCAATGGCGCTCCCCCAAATCA GTCCTTCAAGCAGCTGATCAGTGGCTTAGAGGATGTCGACAACAAGCGGAGTGACGAAAACCAAGTCCAAGCCAA GCGACAGGCGGAGGATGATTTCTTCTCCGACGTGACGCTTGACGACTTCCGTGTGGTCTGCACTTTGGGCATGGGAGGCTTCAGCCGCGTGGAGCTG GTGCAGCTGAAGATCGACGCCGGCCGCTCGTTTGCCCTCAAAGTGTTGAAGAAGCGCCACATCCTGGACACCAGGCAGCAGGAACACATCCTGTCGGAACGCCGCATCATGATGGACATCCGCAGCCCCTTCATCATCAG GTTGTATCGGACCTTCCGGGACCCCAAATACTTGTACATGCTGTTGGAGGTTTGTCTTGGCGGAGAGTTGTGGACACTCTTACGAGACAG GGGCTCGTTTGATGACGGAACCACAAGGTTCTACACGGCGTGCGTCATTGAGGCTCTGGCGGAACTCCACTCTAAGGGGATCATCTACAGAGACCTCAAGCCGGAGAATATCATCCTGGACCACAGAGGCTATGCCAAGCTG GTGGACTTTGGCTTCGCTAAGAAGGTGGGCCTGGGGAAGAAGACTTGGACCTTCTGCGGGACTCCCGAGTACGTGGCCCCAGAGATCATCCTCAACAAAGGCCACGACACCTCAGCCGACTGCTGGTCCCTGGGGATTCTGGTCTTTGAGCTTCTCAGTGGAAG TCCGCCGTTTTCCGGCTCGGACCCGATGAAGACGTACAACATCATTCTGAGGGGCATCGACATGGTGGAATTCCCCAAAAAGATCGCCAAGAGTGCCGCCAACCTCATCAAGAGACTCTGCAG GGACAATCCCTCGGAACGTCTCGGGAACCAGAAGAACGGCGTGAAGGATATCCAGAAGCACAA GTGGTTTGAAGGGTTCAACTGGGATGGCCTCCGTCAGGGAACCATGGACTGCCCCTTTACGCCAAGG GTGGACGGCCCGCTGGATAGCAGCAACTTTGACCACTTCCCCTTGGACGCGGAGGGCCCGCCCCCTGATGAGGAGTCGGGCTGGGACCTGGAGTTCTGA
- the LOC144013778 gene encoding cGMP-dependent protein kinase 1-like isoform X3: MMRTGLIKHSQYTDFLRSVPSFQALPEDVLSKLADVLEETHYNNGDYIIRQGATGDTFFIISEGQVTVWQQSASSGQQVAVQTLSKGDWFGEQALKGEDVRTSSVTAEGAVTCLVVDREFSKRFYTQHGHYSRAKGCNHNLLPPEQWRSPKSVLSFFCVCSIDVKRQLCHQRRVGFCVVVTSPSEAHRFHTTLSRRSFKQLISGLEDVDNKRSDENQVQAKRQAEDDFFSDVTLDDFRVVCTLGMGGFSRVELVQLKIDAGRSFALKVLKKRHILDTRQQEHILSERRIMMDIRSPFIIRLYRTFRDPKYLYMLLEVCLGGELWTLLRDRGSFDDGTTRFYTACVIEALAELHSKGIIYRDLKPENIILDHRGYAKLVDFGFAKKVGLGKKTWTFCGTPEYVAPEIILNKGHDTSADCWSLGILVFELLSGSPPFSGSDPMKTYNIILRGIDMVEFPKKIAKSAANLIKRLCRDNPSERLGNQKNGVKDIQKHKWFEGFNWDGLRQGTMDCPFTPRVDGPLDSSNFDHFPLDAEGPPPDEESGWDLEF; this comes from the exons ATGATGAGGACCGGCCTCATCAAACATTCCCAGTATACGGACTTCCTGCGGAG CGTTCCATCCTTCCAGGCCCTTCCAGAGGATGTTCTCAGCAAGCTGGCCGATGTTCTGGAGGAG ACTCACTACAACAACGGTGATTACATCATCCGGCAAGGCGCCACAGGAGACACCTTCTTCATCATCAGCGAGGGCCAG GTGACCGTGTGGCAGCAGAGCGCCTCcagtggccagcaggtggcggtgcAGACGCTGTCCAAGGGCGACTGGTTTGGCGAGCAGGCGCTGAAAGG GGAAGACGTGCGCACGTCCAGCGTGACGGCAGAGGGCGCCGTCACCTGTCTGGTGGTGGACAGAGA GTTCTCAAAGCGCTTTTACACTCAACATGGTCACTACTCTAGGGCTAAAGGGTGCAACCACAACCTTCTGCCACCTGAGCAATGGCGCTCCCCCAAATCAgtactttcctttttttgtgtgtgctcaaTAGATGTCAAAAGACAACTCTGTCATCAGAGGCGTGTCGGGTTTTGTGTTGTCGTCACGTCACCGTCTGAGGCGCATCGGTTTCACACTACTCTGTCCCGCAGGTCCTTCAAGCAGCTGATCAGTGGCTTAGAGGATGTCGACAACAAGCGGAGTGACGAAAACCAAGTCCAAGCCAA GCGACAGGCGGAGGATGATTTCTTCTCCGACGTGACGCTTGACGACTTCCGTGTGGTCTGCACTTTGGGCATGGGAGGCTTCAGCCGCGTGGAGCTG GTGCAGCTGAAGATCGACGCCGGCCGCTCGTTTGCCCTCAAAGTGTTGAAGAAGCGCCACATCCTGGACACCAGGCAGCAGGAACACATCCTGTCGGAACGCCGCATCATGATGGACATCCGCAGCCCCTTCATCATCAG GTTGTATCGGACCTTCCGGGACCCCAAATACTTGTACATGCTGTTGGAGGTTTGTCTTGGCGGAGAGTTGTGGACACTCTTACGAGACAG GGGCTCGTTTGATGACGGAACCACAAGGTTCTACACGGCGTGCGTCATTGAGGCTCTGGCGGAACTCCACTCTAAGGGGATCATCTACAGAGACCTCAAGCCGGAGAATATCATCCTGGACCACAGAGGCTATGCCAAGCTG GTGGACTTTGGCTTCGCTAAGAAGGTGGGCCTGGGGAAGAAGACTTGGACCTTCTGCGGGACTCCCGAGTACGTGGCCCCAGAGATCATCCTCAACAAAGGCCACGACACCTCAGCCGACTGCTGGTCCCTGGGGATTCTGGTCTTTGAGCTTCTCAGTGGAAG TCCGCCGTTTTCCGGCTCGGACCCGATGAAGACGTACAACATCATTCTGAGGGGCATCGACATGGTGGAATTCCCCAAAAAGATCGCCAAGAGTGCCGCCAACCTCATCAAGAGACTCTGCAG GGACAATCCCTCGGAACGTCTCGGGAACCAGAAGAACGGCGTGAAGGATATCCAGAAGCACAA GTGGTTTGAAGGGTTCAACTGGGATGGCCTCCGTCAGGGAACCATGGACTGCCCCTTTACGCCAAGG GTGGACGGCCCGCTGGATAGCAGCAACTTTGACCACTTCCCCTTGGACGCGGAGGGCCCGCCCCCTGATGAGGAGTCGGGCTGGGACCTGGAGTTCTGA